A region from the Tachyglossus aculeatus isolate mTacAcu1 chromosome Y4, mTacAcu1.pri, whole genome shotgun sequence genome encodes:
- the ANKRD34A gene encoding LOW QUALITY PROTEIN: ankyrin repeat domain-containing protein 34A (The sequence of the model RefSeq protein was modified relative to this genomic sequence to represent the inferred CDS: deleted 2 bases in 2 codons), which produces MLHAEGHALLRAVGQGKLRLARLLLEGGAYVNEGDAQGETALMAACRARYDDPQSRARMVRYLLEQGADPNIPDKLGRTALMHACAGRAGPAVAALLLAHGADPSLRDHAGASALVHALDRGDRETLTALLDACKAKGTEVIIITTDTSPSGAKKTRQYLNSPPSPGAGAPASPGPGPGLCASPSEVQLQAGPAGGDAEGGRRRGEDEEEGEEEEKQDVFDFPLPGPKPPHEDPRAAPALVAPEPLPRAPRPPPKPFKRLNSEPWGLVAPSVPAGPGERAGGDRLATEFNGLGLNPRPRLARRHSTEGSEKPPPWAEKMAHAPPSSSSSSSSSSSSSHAGGPLPRRNTAPEAQECGGPRPPPPPGLRAKLSRLEAAEPEPASPAAAAAAAAPDAGRPAPEQRRRYAASPLPLPPSPRASVETLPGAVSPLSGRRRSPGLLERRGSGTLLLDRIAHTRPGFLPPLNVSPHPPIPDIRPLPNGRPPSPPVVPAAAHPVPRPLLAAHGPGPGSPRAKRKLVRRHSMQTEQIRQLVNFQSFLGPGDPGH; this is translated from the exons ATGCTCCACGCCGAGGGCCACGCTCTGCTGCGGGCCGTGGGGCAGGGCAAGCTGAGGCTGGCCAGGCTGCTGCTGGAGGGGGGCGCCTACGTCAACGAGGGGGACGCCCAGGGGGAGACGGCGCTGATGGCCGCGTGCCGGGCGCGCTACGACGACCCCCAGAGCCGGGCCCGGATGGTCCGCTACCTCCTGGAGCAGGGCGCCGACCCCAACATCCCGGACAAGCTAGGCCGCACGGCCCTGATGCACGCCTGCGCCGGGCGGGCCGGCCCCGCCGTGGCCGCCCTGCTCCTGGCCCACGGGGCCGACCCCTCGCTCCGCGACCACGCCGGGGCCTCGGCCCTGGTGCACGCCCTGGACCGCGGCGACCGCGAGACCCTGACCGCCCTGCTGGACGCCTGCAAGGCCAAGGGCaccgaggtcatcatcatcaccacggaCACGTCGCCGTCGGGGGCCAAGAAGACCCGCCAGTATCTCAACTCGCCCCCgtcgccgggggccggggccccggcctcgcccggccccggcccggggctCTGCGCCTCCCCGTCGGAGGTCCAGCTGCAGGCCGGGCCCGCCGGCGGCGACGCGGAGGGCGGCCGGCGCcggggggaggacgaggaggagggcgaggaggaggagaagcaagacgTGTTTGACTTCCCGCTGCCCGGGCCCAAGCCGCCGCACGAAGACCCCCGGGCCGCCCCGGCCCTCGTGGCCCCCGAGCCCCTGccccgagccccccgccccccgcccaagcCCTTCAAGAGGCTCAACTCGGAGCCCTGGGGCCTGGTGGCGCCGTCCGTCCCGGCCGGGCCCGGAGAGCGGGCCGGGGGCGACCGCCTGGCCACCGAGTTCAACGGGCTGGGCCTGAACCCCAGGCCCCGGCTCGCCCGCCGCCACAGCACCGAGGGGTCGGAGAAGCCCCCTCCGTGGGCTGAGAAGATGGCGCACGCCcccccgtcgtcgtcgtcgtcctcctcctcctcgtcctcgtcctcccaCGCCGGGGGACCCCTTCCCCGGCGCAATACGGCCCCCGAGGCCCAGGAGTGCGGgggtccccggcccccc ccgcccccggggctGCGAGCCAAGCTGAGCCGGCTGGAGGCCGCGGAGCCCGAGCCCGCctcgccggcggcggcggcggcggcggcggcccccgaCGCGGGCCGCCCGGCCCCCGAGCAGCGCCGCCGCTACGCGGCCTCGCCGCTGCCCCTGCCCCCGTCCCCCCGGGCCTCGGTGGAGACCCTCCCGGGGGCCGTGTCC CCCCTGAGCGGGCGGCGGCGGAGCCCGGGCCTACTGGAGCGACGGGGCTCCGGCACCCTGCTCCTCGACCGCATCGCCCACACGCGCCCGGGCTTCCTGCCCCCGCTCAACGTCAGCCCCCACCCGCCCATCCCCGACATCCGCCCCCTGCCCAACGGCaggcccccctcgccccccgtcgTCCCCGCCGCGGCCCACCCGGTGCCCCGGCCCCTCCTCGCCGCCCAcggcccgggccccggctcccCCAGGGCCAAGAGGAAGCTAGTGAGGCGCCACTCCATGCAGACCGAGCAGATCCGACAGCTCGTCAACTTCCAGAGCTTCCTGGGGCCCGGGGACCCCGGCCActga